In Oncorhynchus masou masou isolate Uvic2021 chromosome 28, UVic_Omas_1.1, whole genome shotgun sequence, the DNA window GAAAAGCCTCAAGAGAAACTATTTTGAGCCTTGAATCCATTTCTTGCTGTTCTGCTGTCAACTATGATAAGAACAAGTAGTTGAGAAAAGTGTTTTAATGAAgttgtgcaaatggaacattTAGTGAAAGAAGTTAAAATGGATATTTTCAGTTTAGGAATATACAGCAgtttatattaatttggggatcCGATAAAAGTTTATAAAACAATCTACATTTATACACAAAATATGAATACTTTATGATAATGGAAAAACAGTTGCAGATGTAACACATTGATACCATTAATGTTCCATCCACACGGCTTTGATATTAGTAGTTACGTCGTAATTACAGGCCTGTTATGACTCAAACCTACTATGCAACACTCAAACAACATTAAGATTAAAATGCATAAAGAAATGTTTACTAACCCTCTTATTATTTATGTCTATGGGCTTTTAACTGACATTCTATTTACAAACATCCTTAACTCATCCGTAACTCATCCGTAACTCATCCTTAACTCATCCGTAACGCATCCGTAACTCATCCGTAACTCATCCGTAACTCATCCTTAACTCATCCTTAACGCATCCGTAACTCATCCGTAACTCATCCGTAACTCATCCTTAACTCATCCGTAACTCATCCGTAACTCATCCGTAACTCATCTGTAACTCATTTCATCTTATTTGGGGATTTGACAAAATTATTTACGCTGGTTTATTTAGTGTGAagcttgtgtgggtgtgtgttagcGTAAACAAGGCCCAGTTAGATAGACCGTGTTGACTGCTTGCTAGAGCTCTAATCGGTCTATCTATGGGGATCAGGATTAAGATCGCTCTGTGTGCTTCTCCTGTACACAATGGGCAAAAAAGTGTTGAGTAATGTTTTATTTTAACCCTAGGGCTAGATGCAGTGTCAACAGCAAATGCATGTTGATCGAGGATATCTTTGATTTACCAGTTTCAATCTGTGGTAATTCCAGTTCTTTGTCTATGTGATTGTACAATATAATGGTCCCACGTTTTACGTCAAACTCTTCACCCTCTACTCTGACAATCATCCTTTATGAATTTGTATATTCAACATGTGTGATGCATATTACATTGCACACATGAACAAGAATTTTGCTTACACATGTTTCTTTCTTTTTACCTCTGCAGGGAACGTCAACCTTAAATCAACTTGATGGGGAAAACTAGGAGAGTCCCTTTAAGATGACACGCACAGACCCGCCTGACATACTGGTATCGACTGTGTATAAAGATATAAAAGTGTTCCCTGTTTCTTCGCACTCCAAGGCCTCCCAACCCCCCGAACAATGTGATTCCCCAAACGGAAGCACACTGGACAACAATCAGGATAACAAGAGGCACTGCCGTACCTTTGACTACAAGTCACTGGAGTACCCTAAACACCACACATTCTCAATGGAGCACCCTTACAGGAGGGCTGACAGGCATGCTGCTAATCCAGACATGGCCTGGAATGCCTTGGGCCGCCAGCAGGGATACCGCTTTTCTGCACCGGACATTTTCAACCACAGACTGACCCCTCAGCCATTGGTCTCAGACATGGCTAGTGAGGTGGTTGTTCCAGTGCAAAGGAAAAGGACCAGGTCAAAAAGTGCCCCCAGAGTCCAAACTAACCTTACCCCTGTGTCCTTTGAGGAGTCCCCTTCCAtggggaggaggggtagagaggccCGGAGGGCACCTAGGGACCCTAACTGGAGACCAGAGGTGTCACCACGTAGGGAGTGCTCCTACGCGGCAACCAGGGCACTAATGCATGAGGTGCATCCCATCAAGCTCCAGCCACAGAGGAGTGATGCTAGCCGATATTCACCCCTCTATGTTGCTGAGCATGTAGAAGAGGGAGGGCCGGACAAGCCAGCCACCAGCCCCCACGTCAGGTGTCGGGTGGACATCAAACCAGATGTGGCTGTCTTGCAAAATGCTGGACGGAAGCCTGCTACACCCAGAGTTGACATACCTTGGCAGAGGTACCCTAGTGGAGGAAGCAGGAGCCTGACAGTACCTCGCCATTTCACCTTCTCAAGGACCTCAACTCCCACTGACTCTTTTGGTGGTGAGTATGGGCAGGCATACCAGTATTCCCGCAGCATGCCAAATAGTTACATTCAGCCCATGGAGATGCCTCTGCAAAGAATGCCTTCCCCAGGTGATTATTATGGCAGGGAACGCAGGGCTCATTCCAGCCCCAATGTGCCAACCAAATTATTTTATGCAGACGACCCTGGGAGGTATGTGGCCACAGCCCCTCCCCAACCAAGGACTTACTATCAGGATGATCGCTATAGTATGCCAAGCCAAAACCTCACTCCCAAAATGCAGTATGTACAGGATCCAAGGACCCGCGTGGTGCATACTGTACCAGCCCAATCCTATTACACAGAGGTAGAATCTTACCCATACCCAGTTCAAGCTGCATATCCGAAAGCCTATGCAGCAAGTGAACCAGGGCCATATATCATTCAAACCCCGCCGGCAAGAACATTCTATGGAGATGATCTAAGGACTTATCAAATTCAGTCTGTTCCCCCGCGGATATATTACGCGAATGAGATGTATACaccttcacaggagcatcacatTCCAGCAAGGGCATATTATTCAGAGGGACGTCGACATGCGCGAGTCGTCCAGCCTCAACCAGATGACTGGTACGGCTCTGAGGTGTCTGGTTATTCCACCCATCACCCTGCCTCGTATGGCTCTCAGGTCACCCCGACCAGAGCTGTTAGGCAAGAGCCAGCGCTAACACCATGGTATGCTAACCCGTGCATTGAGCCACCACGAATCGGCACCGATTCCAAACCTTACTCGAGGTCTTGGGATAATATCCTCAACTCCCGTGTGGAGAGGGAGCAGCCTATTCCAGTTCAGCGGGGTCGGAGTTATGAGAATCTTATTGCCCAAGCAAAGCGCACTGCGTCCGAAGATGACAGACCACAGCCAGTAGTTGTCAACCTTTCCAGTTCACCAAGACGTTATGCAGCCCTGTCTTTGTCTGATAACTCTCTAATTGACAAAAGCCCAACATCGGAGTCAGGGAAGACCACTTCTAGTAAGCTCTGGTTCGTCGCCCCTGAGATCACCATCACCGATAATGACATTCGACCAGGCAACCTTAACAAATTTGAGGCACGAAGAGCCAGCTGGGATGTGCTGCACTCTAAAAGTGCTGTGGTTCCAGAAGCTTCTCAgccagacactatgtcctgctctGTGGACTCTACCAAAGAAAAGACGCACAACAGCGCCTCTCTACAGCAAAGCCTGGAGCAACTTGATGAGCTTCTAGCTGATCTTGTTACTGACTACAAACCCCCTGCCACTAGGAGGCCAAGTGAGGATTTGCTGGACCAACTCAAGAAGCTGATCGATGAAGAAGAAGCAGCATCTCTGTCCAGAAAAGGTTCAAAGGCAGGGTCAGAGGAACCACCCCTGGACAAGCAACCCACCTCTATTAGAATGAACCCTGACGCCCTTCGAGATATGGACTGCAGCAGTGATGCCCTGAGGAGTGGAGACGAGTGCTCCCCAGACCAGAGCCCAGACGAGGACGACAGCATGATGTGCTCAAACAACAAATGCCGACGGACAGAGACCCTATTCAATGCTTGCCTCTACTTCAAATCCTGCCACAGCTGCTATACTTACTACTGCTCCCGCAACTGCCGCAGGGAGGACTGGGACATTCACAAAGAGAGTTGCCTGTATGGCCGAATCGGCAGCGTGTGCCGCCATATCATCAAGCACTGCCGGGAGACTGTCGAGGTCCACAAAGCCTTCTCGCGCATTGCCAAAGTTGGCTTCCTTTCCCGGGGAAGGGGAGTGCTCTTCCTGGGATTCCCAAACCCAGGGCTGTCCGGTAACTTCCTACAATACGGCCTGGAGAGCCTCCAGATGTCCCCGACTTACCTGTCTCTACGGGAGCTGGACGGCTTCAAGGACAACCTGGGGGAGTATTGCAAGGAGCTCCAGGAGGCAGGCAAGGACTATGACCCAAACGAATGTTTCCTCTTGAATGTATCCATTGCCGTTGGCGAACAAATGCCTGACGGACCTTCACCAAGGAATCAAGCCCCAACTGTCAGGAAATATGCCAAGGTGGCGCTCGCCTCCTACAGCCCGGAGAAGAGTAAGGTTCTTAAGAAAGAGAGGGATATGGAGACGTTGATCCTCACGCCACCCCCTGGAATGGCTGACATCGacaatgagggagaggagggcaggaagGCCAGGGAGATCTGCTTCATCAACATCCAGCGGGAGCTGCGAATTCGAGGAGTTTTTCTACGCCACGAATATCCAAAGGTTTACCAGCAGCTCTGCGAGTTTGTGGAAAGTAACAGGAGGTTCACCCCCACAACCATCTACCCCATTGACAAGAGGACTGGTAAGCAGTTCATGTGCATGATCATGGCTGCTTCTGAGCCCAGAACACTGGACTGGGTAGGCACCCCCCATCTCCTCGATGACATTATTTAAGTGCACCTTTGGttgtacatatatatgtatagaaatacatatatattgttatacatatctatatatcaAGCCTATTTATTATAAATGTTTGTAGATATGTATTTTACTATTGAAAAGAGATATATTCATGTCTGTGTGGTCA includes these proteins:
- the ajm1 gene encoding apical junction component 1 homolog encodes the protein MTRTDPPDILVSTVYKDIKVFPVSSHSKASQPPEQCDSPNGSTLDNNQDNKRHCRTFDYKSLEYPKHHTFSMEHPYRRADRHAANPDMAWNALGRQQGYRFSAPDIFNHRLTPQPLVSDMASEVVVPVQRKRTRSKSAPRVQTNLTPVSFEESPSMGRRGREARRAPRDPNWRPEVSPRRECSYAATRALMHEVHPIKLQPQRSDASRYSPLYVAEHVEEGGPDKPATSPHVRCRVDIKPDVAVLQNAGRKPATPRVDIPWQRYPSGGSRSLTVPRHFTFSRTSTPTDSFGGEYGQAYQYSRSMPNSYIQPMEMPLQRMPSPGDYYGRERRAHSSPNVPTKLFYADDPGRYVATAPPQPRTYYQDDRYSMPSQNLTPKMQYVQDPRTRVVHTVPAQSYYTEVESYPYPVQAAYPKAYAASEPGPYIIQTPPARTFYGDDLRTYQIQSVPPRIYYANEMYTPSQEHHIPARAYYSEGRRHARVVQPQPDDWYGSEVSGYSTHHPASYGSQVTPTRAVRQEPALTPWYANPCIEPPRIGTDSKPYSRSWDNILNSRVEREQPIPVQRGRSYENLIAQAKRTASEDDRPQPVVVNLSSSPRRYAALSLSDNSLIDKSPTSESGKTTSSKLWFVAPEITITDNDIRPGNLNKFEARRASWDVLHSKSAVVPEASQPDTMSCSVDSTKEKTHNSASLQQSLEQLDELLADLVTDYKPPATRRPSEDLLDQLKKLIDEEEAASLSRKGSKAGSEEPPLDKQPTSIRMNPDALRDMDCSSDALRSGDECSPDQSPDEDDSMMCSNNKCRRTETLFNACLYFKSCHSCYTYYCSRNCRREDWDIHKESCLYGRIGSVCRHIIKHCRETVEVHKAFSRIAKVGFLSRGRGVLFLGFPNPGLSGNFLQYGLESLQMSPTYLSLRELDGFKDNLGEYCKELQEAGKDYDPNECFLLNVSIAVGEQMPDGPSPRNQAPTVRKYAKVALASYSPEKSKVLKKERDMETLILTPPPGMADIDNEGEEGRKAREICFINIQRELRIRGVFLRHEYPKVYQQLCEFVESNRRFTPTTIYPIDKRTGKQFMCMIMAASEPRTLDWVGTPHLLDDII